From the genome of uncultured Bacteroides sp.:
TAACTTAACTCCATCAGATTTTAAATCCGACTCTTTTTCATTTCTATCAATTCCATTAAAAGCACTATGCAGTAAAACTTTATGCATAGAATTCAATTTATTATAAATGAATTGAGCCTGTTTAACAGTATTGCATACAACTAAAACTTTATCACCATGATTCAATCGTTTTTGGATATCTTGTATACTTTCTGATAGCAATCCCTCTTCTACTTTGACTTTATGTCGAACAAAAGATTTATATAACACATTATCAGCTGTAATTTCATTAAAATCACCAATAGCTTTTGCAAATTCCTTTTTTAAGAAAGATGGTAATGTTGCTGTCATTAAGCAAATATTTACATTCAAATATCTTGCTGCAAATTCTATTAAAACCAAAATCTGAGCAGTTACTTCCGGATCATAAGCATGAATCTCATCGAAAATAAAATATCCACCACCCATTTCAAAAAGACCTTTTTCAAATCCTTTTAATCCAAAAATATATTTTAAGAGCTGAAATGGAGTTACAACTTTTAATGGGGGAACTAAAGCACGATAATTTTCTTTTAGCTCCTTTTTAAAGTTTTCATTTTCGGAGCTATAATCTTGTTCTTCAAAACGACTCTCTATATATTCAGAAAGTTTTCCATGTACAAGACCAACAATCTCATTGTTACCTTTCATTTTCTTATCCAAACGTTCATACATAGCATTGATAGATGCAGTAAAAGGTAAAATATAAAAAGCTCTACCTTGTCCTGTTTCTTTCAATTGCTTATGTAACCACATAAGTGAAGCTTCTGTCTTACCCGAGCCTGTTGGCGCTGTTAATACAATATTTCCTAAGGTATTCGAAGCTATTTTCTGATGATGATAGGGATTCCATGAAGTATTATATAAAAATTCAAAATGATTATCTTCTAAAATATTCACTTTAAATATTCCTGCAGATGCAGAATGATCACATTGTTTCAAAGCTCCAACAAGTAAAAGGAGTTTTAGAAAATCACTACTATACGTATTTGCTGGATCTCTTAAATATTTCTTCAGATCAATTATAGAATCTGTAAGTGGCTTTGGTTCAATTTGAATCTTGTAATTATTCAAAAATGATCTAACAAATTCCAAATCTAATTTACTTAATTCCTCTTTCCACTCTAATTTTCCATCTTCCGAAAAAGAAAACAAATCAGAACCATTCTTATAACTACCTTGAATAAAATCAAGCAGAGATTTAAAATCTTTATGATGCCCTGCAACAACTAGTTCTAAAAGTAATTTATCATTCTCATCCAACAATAATTTATCAATAAATGGTACTGAAAAAAGTTCGTGACGCTGATGATACCAAGCCGCTCGCTTTCCTAAAAGAATTTTCTGAAATTCCGGGTGTATCTTTCCTATATCGTGGAAAATAATACTAAAACGAATCAATATCCAAAAATGCTCCGTATCAGCTATTGGTAATCTTTCAAAAGCTTTTTTAAGTGATTTATATACATAAAGACATTCATCTGTATGCTGTTTCAGAGAAATCGGAGGTTTTGACTTAGCTAAAACCTCCTGAATAAATTTTTTCATATCTTTATCTTATGAAGAAATATATCACTATCAAACTCTATATTATCTACTCGAAAAGCTGTCAGTCTTGTTTTTACAGGATTATTAAAAGATACTATAGTGTAAGGTTCTGTTTCTAAATTCTTCCTAGGTATAGTATTTGTAAAATATTTAGGTAAGGCTTGTATTTGTCCTGGTAAATAATTTCCAGTAAAAGGAATAACCTGCCCTGCTATTTTTGCATTATCAATTTCTTTTAGCTCAACCTCGCAAATATTGTCTATTCCTGCAAGATCACAACTTCGACCAAGCAATAAAGGATACACAGGATTTCGAAGATTGGAAACCAAAGACTCATCTGTCAAATATAGAAAAAGACGACATTCATATAAAAACTCGCGCTGAATAACATTTGATTTTGATATATTTTTGGGATATTTCTTTTCGTGAGCCTCTATTTGATAGATCGTTTCTAAATCGATCGATTTACACTTAAAATCAAAATAATAACCTAAATAAAACTCTAGATTTTCAATATATTTCCCAGACGCTGCATTTAACAACCCCATTATAGTACTTATCGGGGGAGCTTCAAGCGTAGGCTGAAATCCAGATATTAAGTTGGGATATCTAAAGCTAGAAGTCCAAGCTGTGATTTTTACACAAAATGCTTTCATTATTTAATTTGAGATTTCAATTCTTCACAATACTCATCTATAGCTTTATTTACTGGTAATATTTCAACGTCTGGAATATCTGCCAATGACTTCAATTCATGTAGTTTAGAAATAATATCATCCATAAAACCATTTCTTATCCCAATATACACTTTACCTAAAAAAGTATCATTATATTCTTTTAAGACTTCTACCAATCCATTTAAATTAAAAACTGTATTTTGTTCCCATTCTCCACGACTTGTTACTATATGACCAAAAGGATGGTTACCAGTGTTTGTTGTTGCCAAAATTATAAATTTAGGAGTAACATCCCCCATATTATTTGTTTGCATAGCACCTCCAGATATAGTCTTTAAAGCCTTTATCGTATCAATAATTCTTTTTTCACGAATTTCTTTTGGTAATCTAATCAGTTTTTTAGGCTGTCCATTATTGTCTAACACATATGGATCATTTATTTCTGCTGCACCATTATTTATAGCCTCATTTAGTAATGCCACAGACAGGTTTTTATATCCTGTACGATCATAATTCGAAAATGTGCCAACCATAGACACATCTAAGCTAAACATTCCTTTCATAATAGCACTATACTCTTGCTTCTCATAAGGAACGGCATCTCCTTCTTGACGAGACATACTAGACCAATTTTCTACAGGGTTTACACTAGTAACAGAAATTATTGCTGAATTTTTTAGCGGTGATACTCGAGTTACCGTGACATTTGTCATTTTGGGATTGCCTTTTTTATCTTTTACAGGTAGCCCTTTTTCATCTAATTCAAAATCTTTTGCTGCTCTCATGTATCCAAAGACATCATCATCAGGATATTTTAAAGGATCTGCATTAGTAAAAGCTATTTTTCCATCTCGTGTTATAGGAGAAAGATTCCATCCAACATTCTTTTGTAAAGCATCACGCCACCAATAACGCCATGCTTGTCCAGACACGTAAACATAATTCCGTCCATTCTTACGGATTGATTTGGTAGCTACAGCATTATCATTATTACTTGAAGTATTCTTCCCCGCATTATTTAAAGCAACGACATCGACATCTAAAAGGATAAAACCTTGAGTTTTAATATTTTCCATAATTATATATTTTAATTTTCGTTTTCATAATCTGATTCTATAGTGAGCTCTTCTATTACAAGTTCTCGTTCATGAAGTTCCTGGTAAACTGCGATAAGTAAAAGATCTCTTATTTCTCCCCAATATGAACCATCTGGACAGAGATAATTCAAATAATCTTCTAGATCTATAATTGAGTCTTTATTACCATCCGTATAGTTCTTAGCGATTATATCCTTTAAGAAGAAACGACGTAATGCAGCTGCATTTTTTATTTTATCTAAAGATTTTATTCTCTTTTCGATATTATCAACATTTTCATCTTTTACAAGAAATGCAGCTAACTCTTTAATTTTAGAAATTGTAGCTTGTTTCATACCTATAATATTTATTTGATAAATTTCAACGAGTTTAAAATTAAAAGGGAATTTACGCGACCAACGTAATATTTCAGGGCGAATGCTTTCACCATTCAATAGTTTGTTATAAATAACATTATACCACTGCATGTACTCTCCCTGATTAATTTCAACTAGTTCTTTGGAACTAGTTATTTCGTAAGAACCAGTTTTCCAATTATATATTCCTCCTTTATGTTTACTATCAAAGTAATGTGATCTAATAAATCGTATCCAGTCCTCTTTAAATTTTGGACTAAAACAAGTCCTATAAAAAACAAAAACTTTTGCAGGAAGTTGATGAATTTGTATTTCAGGGTTTGCTCCAAAATTAGTAAAATGGTATAAAGTCAATGATGGCAATCCATCTTCATTATCAGCAAAATCTAACAATTGATTAATTGCCTCATCAACAAAGTTAAAGATAGCATTTGCAGGTTTTCCCATATCTGATTTAGCTATACCTTCGGAAATACCTATTGCTATTTCATGTAAGTTTCTGTTAACTATTTGTTTTACAATAAATTCACCTAGAGCATAGTTATTACTTTGTAACAAAGCAATTTTACCCTGTAGTTGAAAACAGGCAAAAGGCACAAAATGAATTCGTATTATAGCTTCTTTTGAAATAAGAATCCCTTTCTGAAAATTATGATGATAATTAATAAATGTACCAGATCCTGTCATAATAGTATTATCACGCCCTCCTTGAAACAGTTTTGTTTCTTTCCCTGTTATTCTACAAAAACCATACTCAAATGGTTCTGTTTCATTTATAAGTCTTTCAAAATAATTTAGTGTTTCAGAAATTTTCCGTTGTCCTTGAAAAGCTGGCTGAGTTATTTTAGAATTGAGAAAAAAAGCATTTAGTTTTCCATCCCATTTTTCTACATATATCTTAGTCAGATAATCTATTAAATCTAAGATACCTTTCTCTGGAAATTTCTGAGAAAGAATTCTAATAGCAAGCCCTCCAGTATCAGCAAAAGGGTCTCCAGTAGGCTTTATAAGCCAGTTATAGTCTATTGTTTTATATTCCTCTTTCATCTTTAAATTCTATATAACATATCCAATCGTCATTTTTTAAAAAGATATCACAATAATAAAACCATATATCATTATCATCGAAATAGAGAATATCTTGGTCAGAATACCCTTTAGATCTTAAATCGACAATCTTTATTTTTATATATAAGATCAAATCATCATCTTGAAAAAGATGTCCATCTTCTGTGATATATTCTGTTCCCATAATTCCAATAGTATTATATCCAAATTATTATTTATTTATAAAATATAATTCTACTAGAGAACAAAAATCAATGATTATTTGTTCAATCAATAAATCACCTAATTGTACCTTATGGAATTGAAAAAATTAATATTTATTTATCTTGAGTCGAAATCCATTTCTTAATTTTATTTTAAGAAATGGATTTCATTATTTAATTCATCTATAATTACTACAATCTATCGCCTAATAATTTCACCATCCCCCACCCCTGAGAACCTTTCATCCCAACTCCGCACTCATAAGCTAGCTTCAGCAAATCAGGATTAGCTTTCATCCTAAATTTACACATATAACCTCTTACCTTTGACTCATTTTCGGTATTTGCCTTATAAGTAACTAGTACAGACTTTGGAGTAGTAAGTAAATCAAAATTAAAATCAATATCACCGGAATAAGGTTTTCCATAAAAGGCTTGATAACGGTTTAATAAACTGAAAAGTATTGATTCTTTCGAACGATCATCAGAAGGAGAAAGATATTCTGTTTTACCACTATCATTCCTTAATGAAATGCAGATTGGCGAGAGTGTTTCGAAGTTCATCTCTGAGTCAAACTGAGGATTAGGAAGCACTTGTACATTCTGTACCCTAAACTGCACTTTATTCTTCCAACCACCCAATTGGAACTCCTGATTCATAAATACTCCCTGAACAAATTTCACCGTAGATTCTTCGGGTAAGAAGGATACATACCACTCAACAGTATCACTGTTTATTCTTATACAGGCCGATTCTTTTTCTATTGTATAACTGGGTATAATCAGTCTTGAATAGGAAAATAGCTTAAATTGCTTGGAGTCTAAAGTGAACCCATTATCATGCAACCAGGTTGCATACTCTTCACTTGCAGATGACAATATTTTATATATTACTCCTGATAGTTCGTATTGGTAATTTATTGGAAGTCTATTCCCGAATGCGTGTTTTTCTGTACTTAGTATTATTTTAAATCTCATCGTAAAATTATTTATATCCAAAAATAAGCAATAACATTAGATAAAACAAGAAAATAGATATCTTTTAAAAAATAATATTTATCATCATATATTTTACAAATTGATTTTAGTACATACTAAGTTCAACATCTTCTATTGAGCTCAATTCTAGAGTCGATCTATTTTTTCACAGTACAGTGGCTCACCTGGAGGCGTATAATTTCACTCAGAGAATTATCAAAGAAGGTGTTCTTTAAAATCCATTCACCACCCCTCCCCAATCATTCACCAATAAAAAAAATCCATTGCCCAATAACCAAACAACCATTCACCAATAAATATTACACCATTGTCCAATAAATTTTTGCTAAAAAAACACTCACCCTTTAAACTACGTTTAACCATGGATATTTTACTATATTTTTACATCGTGACACAAAAATAATTCCTAATTCATTTGATTTTTCCCATTATTTATCGTTACATTTGCAATATAATAAAGTATTGCAATACCGATTTTACTAAATACAATTTTATAACATTTAAAAACTATTTATGTCTTTAAACAACACCCCCAA
Proteins encoded in this window:
- the cas3 gene encoding CRISPR-associated helicase Cas3'; amino-acid sequence: MKKFIQEVLAKSKPPISLKQHTDECLYVYKSLKKAFERLPIADTEHFWILIRFSIIFHDIGKIHPEFQKILLGKRAAWYHQRHELFSVPFIDKLLLDENDKLLLELVVAGHHKDFKSLLDFIQGSYKNGSDLFSFSEDGKLEWKEELSKLDLEFVRSFLNNYKIQIEPKPLTDSIIDLKKYLRDPANTYSSDFLKLLLLVGALKQCDHSASAGIFKVNILEDNHFEFLYNTSWNPYHHQKIASNTLGNIVLTAPTGSGKTEASLMWLHKQLKETGQGRAFYILPFTASINAMYERLDKKMKGNNEIVGLVHGKLSEYIESRFEEQDYSSENENFKKELKENYRALVPPLKVVTPFQLLKYIFGLKGFEKGLFEMGGGYFIFDEIHAYDPEVTAQILVLIEFAARYLNVNICLMTATLPSFLKKEFAKAIGDFNEITADNVLYKSFVRHKVKVEEGLLSESIQDIQKRLNHGDKVLVVCNTVKQAQFIYNKLNSMHKVLLHSAFNGIDRNEKESDLKSDGVKLLVGTQAIEVSLDIDYDVVFTELAPLDALLQRFGRVNRHRINGAYRSPCDCTVFSDRNDVDKYIYKNEDVINRTLEVLRKIELCNDGIILEADLQKYIDQVYPCWSDKDKEEFDRVYNVLKTDVRENLAPFIYDLHREEEFEKQFDGVKVLPSRLENEYNKFVEENKLIKAESLKISISKKRFISLSINDDIHKNIFAFEAKGTDKIKEQSYYVINRKYDSELGLQLDAEEKSNEQSCLL
- the cas5b gene encoding type I-B CRISPR-associated protein Cas5b — translated: MKAFCVKITAWTSSFRYPNLISGFQPTLEAPPISTIMGLLNAASGKYIENLEFYLGYYFDFKCKSIDLETIYQIEAHEKKYPKNISKSNVIQREFLYECRLFLYLTDESLVSNLRNPVYPLLLGRSCDLAGIDNICEVELKEIDNAKIAGQVIPFTGNYLPGQIQALPKYFTNTIPRKNLETEPYTIVSFNNPVKTRLTAFRVDNIEFDSDIFLHKIKI
- the cas6 gene encoding CRISPR-associated endoribonuclease Cas6, producing the protein MRFKIILSTEKHAFGNRLPINYQYELSGVIYKILSSASEEYATWLHDNGFTLDSKQFKLFSYSRLIIPSYTIEKESACIRINSDTVEWYVSFLPEESTVKFVQGVFMNQEFQLGGWKNKVQFRVQNVQVLPNPQFDSEMNFETLSPICISLRNDSGKTEYLSPSDDRSKESILFSLLNRYQAFYGKPYSGDIDFNFDLLTTPKSVLVTYKANTENESKVRGYMCKFRMKANPDLLKLAYECGVGMKGSQGWGMVKLLGDRL
- the cas7i gene encoding type I-B CRISPR-associated protein Cas7/Cst2/DevR; its protein translation is MENIKTQGFILLDVDVVALNNAGKNTSSNNDNAVATKSIRKNGRNYVYVSGQAWRYWWRDALQKNVGWNLSPITRDGKIAFTNADPLKYPDDDVFGYMRAAKDFELDEKGLPVKDKKGNPKMTNVTVTRVSPLKNSAIISVTSVNPVENWSSMSRQEGDAVPYEKQEYSAIMKGMFSLDVSMVGTFSNYDRTGYKNLSVALLNEAINNGAAEINDPYVLDNNGQPKKLIRLPKEIREKRIIDTIKALKTISGGAMQTNNMGDVTPKFIILATTNTGNHPFGHIVTSRGEWEQNTVFNLNGLVEVLKEYNDTFLGKVYIGIRNGFMDDIISKLHELKSLADIPDVEILPVNKAIDEYCEELKSQIK